One genomic window of Halolamina sediminis includes the following:
- the mutL gene encoding DNA mismatch repair endonuclease MutL, with translation MSGEAGPPAVEHLDEETIDRIAAGEVITRPARVVGELLDNALDAGADSIRVEVDGDGTERIRVADDGHGMARTDAARAVERHATSKLRDAAALPATTSLGFRGEALPSIADAGRLELVTSDGSEPGTRLVVDDEGDVRVTDAGRARGTTVTVRGLFADRPARRESLGSEGAEFAKISELVARYALTRPDVSFSLAHDGREVFETPGSGAHEDALAAVYDRHVAARSTTFAHETTLSGGEDGQTIHVEGVLAYPSTTRADRSHLWTAINDRPVVDGGLRRAIERGYGTLLPDGRHPIAVVSVSLPPETVDANVHPAKAEVALSVRDPVEAAVETGVNDALTTADLRRSGEVAMGLEESLAPKESDSALGNAEVLGQFRETYILCAEGDDLLVIDQHAAHERVNFERLRASLSGEAIERAELSPPETLSLSPAETAIVTERADELAALGFDAEPFGGTTVKLSAVPAPLGRPADAGAFRETLAALASGDDIEDARETALADLACHPSLKAGDALKAEDAQALVNRLGQCEQPFACPHGRPTVLSVNEETLAAGFERS, from the coding sequence ATGAGCGGCGAGGCCGGTCCGCCGGCGGTCGAACATCTCGACGAGGAGACGATCGACCGCATCGCCGCCGGCGAGGTGATCACTCGGCCCGCGCGGGTCGTGGGCGAACTGCTGGACAACGCGCTCGACGCCGGCGCCGACTCGATCCGGGTTGAGGTCGACGGCGACGGCACCGAACGGATCAGGGTCGCCGACGACGGCCACGGGATGGCCCGCACCGACGCCGCCCGCGCGGTCGAGCGCCACGCGACGAGCAAGCTCCGGGACGCCGCGGCGCTCCCGGCGACGACGAGCCTCGGCTTCCGGGGCGAAGCACTGCCAAGCATCGCCGACGCGGGGCGACTCGAACTCGTCACCAGCGACGGGAGCGAGCCCGGAACGCGGCTCGTGGTCGACGACGAGGGCGACGTTCGAGTCACCGACGCCGGGCGCGCCCGCGGGACGACCGTGACGGTCCGGGGCCTGTTCGCCGACCGGCCGGCACGCCGGGAGTCCCTCGGTAGTGAGGGCGCGGAGTTCGCGAAGATCTCCGAGCTGGTGGCGCGCTACGCGCTCACCCGGCCGGACGTATCGTTCTCGCTCGCCCACGACGGCCGGGAGGTGTTCGAGACGCCCGGCAGCGGTGCCCACGAGGACGCGCTCGCGGCCGTCTACGACCGCCACGTCGCCGCGCGATCGACGACGTTCGCCCACGAGACGACGCTCTCGGGGGGCGAGGACGGGCAGACGATCCACGTCGAGGGCGTCCTCGCGTACCCCTCGACGACCCGCGCCGACCGCTCACACCTCTGGACCGCGATCAACGACCGCCCGGTCGTCGACGGCGGGCTCCGTCGTGCGATCGAGCGCGGCTACGGCACACTGCTGCCCGACGGCCGCCACCCCATCGCAGTGGTCTCCGTCTCGCTCCCGCCGGAAACCGTCGACGCCAACGTCCACCCCGCGAAGGCGGAGGTCGCACTCTCGGTACGGGATCCGGTGGAAGCAGCGGTCGAGACCGGCGTGAACGACGCGCTCACGACCGCGGATCTCCGGCGCTCCGGCGAGGTCGCGATGGGCTTGGAAGAATCTCTCGCGCCGAAGGAGAGCGACTCCGCGCTCGGTAACGCCGAGGTGCTCGGGCAGTTCCGCGAGACGTACATCCTCTGTGCGGAGGGCGACGACCTGCTCGTGATCGACCAGCACGCGGCCCACGAGCGGGTGAACTTCGAGCGCCTGCGGGCCTCCCTCTCGGGCGAAGCGATCGAACGCGCCGAGCTCTCGCCGCCGGAGACGCTCTCGCTGTCGCCCGCCGAGACCGCGATCGTCACGGAGCGCGCCGACGAGCTCGCGGCGCTGGGGTTCGACGCCGAGCCGTTCGGTGGAACGACCGTGAAGCTCTCGGCGGTGCCCGCGCCGCTGGGTCGCCCCGCCGACGCGGGGGCGTTCCGGGAGACCCTCGCGGCGCTCGCGAGCGGTGACGATATCGAGGACGCCCGCGAGACGGCGCTCGCGGATCTGGCTTGTCACCCGTCGCTGAAGGCCGGCGACGCGCTGAAAGCCGAGGACGCACAGGCACTCGTGAATCGGCTCGGGCAGTGTGAACAGCCCTTCGCCTGCCCGCACGGCCGGCCGACGGTGCTCAGCGTGAACGAGGAGACGCTCGCGGCCGGGTTCGAGCGGTCGTAG
- a CDS encoding DUF7573 domain-containing protein — MSDDANLTDFAGRGDGAAEADDDGASDPEDGALGPDDGANPDDATDAEPETPTFTYTSTPDGAECAACGTTVEKRWYAGEDGTAENPDLDPDALVCPDCKVW; from the coding sequence ATGAGCGACGACGCCAACCTCACCGACTTCGCCGGGCGTGGGGACGGCGCGGCGGAGGCGGACGACGACGGGGCAAGTGATCCCGAGGACGGCGCGCTCGGGCCGGACGACGGCGCGAATCCCGACGACGCTACCGACGCCGAGCCCGAAACGCCGACGTTCACCTACACGTCAACGCCCGACGGCGCCGAGTGTGCGGCCTGCGGGACGACGGTGGAGAAGCGCTGGTACGCAGGCGAGGACGGAACGGCGGAGAACCCGGATCTCGACCCGGACGCGCTCGTTTGTCCGGACTGTAAAGTGTGGTGA
- a CDS encoding DUF7529 family protein: protein MDPGHPLQGMTDLWDDTIDDMQATAEELREAGWETVELRPGAVTPLPRLETDDGYEDDRTGFDVLVPGNEFEAVQNAVDGAEFDEYEAYNAQANDVVFVVVVMKAADAGRAVLIPIYYEVEDAEETARRIEAEGESRLYVRPLDDSERVLFVQQQPEALLPGEA from the coding sequence ATGGACCCCGGACACCCGCTACAGGGCATGACCGACCTCTGGGACGACACCATCGACGACATGCAGGCCACCGCGGAAGAGCTCCGGGAGGCGGGCTGGGAGACCGTCGAGCTCCGGCCCGGCGCGGTGACGCCGCTGCCCCGACTGGAGACCGACGACGGCTACGAGGACGATCGGACGGGGTTCGACGTGCTCGTGCCGGGCAACGAGTTCGAGGCGGTGCAGAACGCCGTCGACGGCGCCGAGTTCGACGAGTACGAGGCGTACAACGCCCAGGCCAACGACGTCGTGTTCGTCGTCGTGGTGATGAAGGCGGCCGACGCCGGGCGGGCGGTGCTGATCCCGATCTACTACGAGGTCGAAGATGCGGAGGAGACGGCCCGGCGGATCGAGGCCGAGGGCGAGAGCCGGTTGTACGTCCGGCCGCTCGACGATAGCGAGCGCGTGCTGTTCGTCCAGCAACAGCCCGAGGCGCTGCTGCCGGGCGAGGCGTAG
- a CDS encoding 30S ribosomal protein S6e, whose protein sequence is MAELKLVVSDPDTGNTYQTEVDGQDANRFIGRSLGEEVDADVVGLSESTLQLTGGSDAAGRPMREDVAGSNLKQLLLEGGVGYHPEKDGERRRVTVRGAEFSEESAQVNAKVIGDEDVAAAFGEGDDESEE, encoded by the coding sequence ATGGCCGAACTCAAGCTCGTCGTGTCGGACCCCGACACGGGCAACACGTACCAGACGGAGGTCGACGGACAGGACGCCAACCGCTTCATCGGGCGCTCGCTGGGCGAGGAGGTCGACGCCGACGTCGTCGGGCTCTCGGAGTCCACGCTGCAGCTCACCGGCGGCTCGGACGCCGCCGGCCGACCGATGCGCGAGGACGTCGCCGGCTCGAACCTCAAACAGCTCCTGCTCGAAGGCGGTGTCGGCTACCACCCCGAGAAGGACGGCGAGCGACGCCGCGTCACGGTCCGTGGCGCCGAGTTCAGCGAGGAGAGCGCACAGGTCAACGCCAAGGTGATCGGCGACGAGGACGTCGCGGCCGCCTTCGGCGAGGGCGACGACGAGTCCGAGGAGTAA
- a CDS encoding DUF5807 family protein, protein MSKLSEFLAGERLEDVALFLAEDQLDEAGKLADAGEEVDGGVVLVRPGEQGRKLFDAGTGQDAMQFAKEAMGEGGSVDADLAGGECPAGDGDEHEVQYVFAFAEAENPGVGGLYADGDVIHAYAKCACGESYSEKWVAGSRSGA, encoded by the coding sequence ATGAGCAAGCTCTCGGAGTTCCTCGCGGGCGAGCGGCTGGAGGACGTGGCGCTGTTCCTCGCCGAGGACCAGTTGGACGAGGCGGGCAAGCTGGCCGACGCCGGCGAGGAAGTCGACGGCGGGGTCGTGCTCGTGCGCCCGGGCGAGCAGGGGCGGAAGCTGTTCGACGCCGGCACCGGGCAGGACGCGATGCAGTTCGCGAAGGAGGCGATGGGCGAAGGCGGCAGCGTCGACGCCGATTTAGCCGGCGGAGAGTGTCCCGCCGGCGACGGCGACGAGCACGAAGTTCAGTACGTGTTCGCGTTCGCCGAGGCCGAGAATCCCGGGGTCGGCGGGCTGTACGCCGACGGCGACGTGATCCACGCCTACGCGAAGTGTGCCTGCGGGGAGTCGTACTCCGAGAAGTGGGTTGCCGGGTCGCGCTCCGGGGCGTAA
- a CDS encoding acyltransferase has translation MTKRHASLPPDAEAGVDAFVEEVDERLAADEDTCDVVQDTLVDLFGDRDAYERWQDGGDVTPAERVRLQGYDPCNATLESEYYAEKDEDRFQRSKHLQWLWRQFDATPMADNIEFALRFRQMLAEHLFDEVGENCRFFKGITFTYGHNITVGDNVVVHDDVHLDDRGALEIGDRVSISDSAQVLSHDHDIVDQTEVVNYRTIIEDDARLTYDTLVRAGSKLGENSVVGAKAVVDGDVPAHHVAVGQPAKSVRVKPGWESEAAPIEDGLERNKEQRRIEYDLPDNLEVFDEFERDLNPPGSR, from the coding sequence ATGACCAAACGGCACGCCTCGCTCCCGCCGGATGCCGAGGCCGGGGTCGACGCCTTCGTCGAGGAGGTCGACGAGCGGCTCGCGGCCGACGAGGACACCTGCGACGTGGTACAGGACACGCTGGTCGACCTGTTCGGCGACCGCGACGCCTACGAGCGCTGGCAGGACGGCGGCGACGTGACGCCCGCAGAGCGCGTCCGCCTGCAGGGGTACGACCCCTGCAACGCGACGCTGGAGTCGGAGTACTACGCCGAGAAGGACGAGGACCGGTTCCAGCGCTCGAAACACCTCCAGTGGCTCTGGCGGCAGTTCGACGCGACGCCGATGGCCGACAACATCGAGTTCGCGCTGCGGTTCCGGCAGATGCTCGCCGAACACCTGTTCGACGAGGTCGGCGAGAACTGCCGCTTCTTCAAGGGGATCACGTTCACCTACGGCCACAACATCACCGTCGGCGACAACGTGGTCGTCCACGACGACGTCCACCTCGACGACCGCGGCGCGCTGGAGATCGGCGACCGCGTCTCGATCTCGGACTCCGCGCAGGTGCTCTCCCACGACCACGACATTGTCGACCAGACGGAGGTCGTGAACTACCGGACGATCATCGAGGACGATGCCCGACTGACCTACGACACGCTCGTGCGGGCGGGCTCGAAGCTCGGCGAGAACTCCGTCGTCGGCGCGAAAGCCGTCGTCGACGGCGACGTGCCGGCCCACCACGTCGCGGTCGGCCAGCCCGCGAAATCCGTCCGCGTGAAACCCGGCTGGGAGTCCGAAGCCGCGCCGATCGAGGACGGGCTGGAGCGCAACAAGGAGCAGCGCCGGATCGAGTACGACCTGCCCGACAATCTCGAAGTGTTCGACGAGTTCGAGCGGGACCTCAATCCGCCGGGCAGCCGTTAG
- a CDS encoding DsrE family protein, with product MRTVFHVSDADAYRTAKSKVRSLLEDETIDVDAVAIVIDHPNSIDAAAGRLRGTTESLLSDGAKVKLCTNSLGLADTSESAFPPGVELVSSGIGELARLQDSGWNYIRL from the coding sequence ATGCGCACCGTGTTCCACGTCTCCGACGCCGACGCCTATCGAACCGCCAAGTCGAAAGTCAGGAGCCTCCTGGAGGACGAAACGATCGATGTCGACGCTGTCGCGATCGTGATCGATCACCCCAACAGCATCGACGCCGCCGCGGGGCGGCTTCGTGGAACCACCGAATCACTGCTCAGCGACGGCGCGAAGGTAAAGCTCTGTACGAACTCCCTCGGGCTTGCTGACACGTCCGAGTCGGCGTTCCCGCCGGGCGTCGAACTCGTCTCTTCGGGGATCGGAGAACTGGCACGACTACAGGATTCGGGCTGGAACTACATCCGGCTCTAA
- a CDS encoding NAD+ synthase, with translation MPEDVLTENAPLDIRFSEAELEAAREEIVSFIRDTVDAAGAEGAVLGLSGGIDSTLTAYLAVEALGEDGLHGLTMPARVSDEELMSDAEAVAESLGIPYDVIEIEPIAETFDEAYPEGIEDKTAAGNVRVRTRAVLNYYVANTENRVVLGTGNRSEAMTGYFTKYGDQAVDCNPIGDLYKQQVRQLAAHVGVPHELVMQTPTAEMWEGQTDEEEMGLNYDHLDAVLALHVDGPLSTAATVRYVDGVTEEHVQRVEELVEGSAHKRSMPPVPGLSVRE, from the coding sequence ATGCCCGAAGACGTCCTGACGGAGAACGCGCCGCTGGACATCCGTTTCTCGGAGGCAGAGCTCGAAGCCGCCCGCGAGGAGATCGTCTCGTTCATCCGGGACACCGTCGACGCCGCCGGCGCCGAGGGCGCCGTGCTCGGCCTCTCGGGCGGGATCGACTCGACACTGACGGCCTACCTCGCCGTCGAAGCGCTGGGCGAGGACGGGCTCCACGGGCTGACCATGCCCGCCCGCGTCAGCGACGAGGAACTGATGAGCGACGCCGAGGCGGTCGCCGAGTCGCTCGGCATCCCCTACGACGTGATCGAGATCGAGCCGATCGCCGAGACGTTCGACGAGGCGTACCCCGAGGGCATCGAGGACAAAACCGCCGCGGGGAACGTCCGCGTCCGGACGCGGGCGGTGCTGAACTACTACGTCGCGAACACCGAGAACCGCGTCGTCCTCGGGACGGGCAACCGCAGCGAGGCGATGACCGGCTACTTCACGAAGTACGGCGATCAGGCCGTCGACTGCAACCCCATCGGCGACCTGTACAAACAACAAGTCCGCCAGCTCGCCGCCCACGTCGGCGTCCCCCACGAGCTGGTGATGCAGACCCCCACCGCCGAGATGTGGGAGGGGCAGACCGACGAGGAAGAGATGGGGCTGAACTACGACCACCTAGACGCCGTGCTCGCGCTGCACGTCGATGGCCCGCTGTCGACGGCCGCGACGGTGCGCTACGTCGACGGTGTCACCGAGGAGCACGTCCAGCGCGTCGAGGAACTGGTCGAGGGGAGCGCACACAAGCGCTCGATGCCGCCGGTGCCGGGGCTCTCAGTGCGGGAGTAG
- a CDS encoding DUF3105 domain-containing protein, whose amino-acid sequence MVECEYCGAAFDDEEALLEHLGDEHAEELGPIDQRRVDAASDDEGGLPIVGLLSGAAVLVVLVVAIWFFFLSGAGGGTDLDAEPAGMEDEPLPNRGADEWISQVETFESQGREHRSGDVDYDTVPPLSGPHSGDWASAGYYTETPRLEELVHSLEHGAVVIYYDEGNLSDEAEASLRAWTANKDGQWQSVIVAPNPNENPRGDYVLTAWTHRLVIDDYDAESVQAFAAEYLGRGPENPVR is encoded by the coding sequence ATGGTCGAGTGTGAGTACTGCGGGGCGGCCTTCGACGACGAGGAGGCCCTCCTCGAACATCTCGGCGACGAGCACGCCGAGGAGCTCGGACCGATAGACCAACGCCGGGTCGACGCCGCGAGCGACGACGAGGGAGGGCTCCCGATCGTCGGCCTCCTCTCGGGCGCCGCGGTGCTCGTGGTGTTGGTCGTCGCGATCTGGTTTTTCTTCCTGAGTGGCGCGGGTGGCGGCACGGATCTCGACGCCGAGCCGGCGGGCATGGAGGACGAACCGCTGCCGAACCGCGGCGCCGACGAGTGGATCTCGCAGGTCGAGACGTTCGAGAGCCAGGGGCGTGAGCACCGCTCGGGCGACGTCGACTACGACACCGTCCCGCCGCTTTCGGGCCCCCACTCCGGCGACTGGGCGTCTGCAGGCTACTACACCGAGACGCCACGGCTGGAGGAGCTGGTCCACTCGCTCGAACACGGTGCGGTCGTGATCTACTACGACGAGGGGAACCTCTCCGACGAGGCGGAGGCCAGCCTCCGAGCGTGGACCGCGAACAAGGACGGCCAGTGGCAGAGCGTCATCGTCGCGCCGAACCCCAACGAGAACCCACGCGGCGACTACGTGCTGACGGCGTGGACCCACCGGCTCGTGATCGACGACTACGACGCCGAGTCAGTACAGGCGTTCGCCGCGGAGTACCTCGGTCGCGGGCCGGAGAACCCGGTGCGGTAG
- a CDS encoding DUF7114 family protein gives MDDAAVARRSARDALGEIEPEPLRETLDQRLAAASMVPGALTLSTARAFDDSVDVTALGELAAGVQLIYEGLSLTRQLAHEEPWAIDPENDIEADLSVVAADVLVSRGFSLLARTPAADRAVETVRAFGRDQTDRERTDNPAAIDRNLEADVFELAVVAGVAAVDGTPSEELLGFAAELAHSYEGALPAAPELLAEPTRDRLAGFSDGYVGSATRSAGTDP, from the coding sequence ATGGACGACGCCGCCGTGGCCCGCCGTTCGGCCCGGGATGCGCTGGGGGAGATCGAGCCCGAGCCTCTCCGCGAGACGCTCGACCAGCGACTGGCAGCGGCGTCGATGGTCCCGGGGGCGCTGACGCTGTCGACCGCCCGGGCGTTCGACGACAGCGTCGACGTGACCGCGCTGGGCGAACTCGCCGCCGGCGTGCAGTTGATCTACGAGGGACTCTCGCTCACCCGACAGTTGGCCCACGAGGAGCCGTGGGCGATCGATCCGGAGAACGACATCGAGGCAGATCTCTCGGTTGTCGCCGCCGACGTGCTCGTCTCCCGGGGGTTCTCGCTGCTCGCCCGGACGCCCGCGGCCGACCGCGCGGTCGAGACCGTCCGGGCGTTCGGCCGTGACCAGACCGACCGCGAGCGGACCGACAACCCCGCAGCGATCGACCGGAACCTCGAAGCCGACGTGTTCGAACTCGCGGTCGTCGCCGGCGTCGCAGCCGTCGACGGCACCCCCTCCGAGGAGCTGCTGGGGTTCGCGGCGGAGTTGGCTCACTCCTACGAGGGGGCGCTCCCGGCGGCGCCGGAGCTGCTCGCCGAGCCGACGCGGGATCGGCTCGCGGGCTTCTCCGACGGCTACGTCGGCTCGGCGACGCGGAGTGCGGGAACGGATCCCTGA
- a CDS encoding cupin domain-containing protein — METVDIDDAFDAFEERWAPRLLASLNGQELKAAKLEGAFVWHTHPDADELFWVIEGELTLELEGESDQRLTDGELGVVPAGVEHRPVADGLAKVVLFEPAGTENTGNADAEDRKREVQTLEED; from the coding sequence ATGGAGACCGTCGACATCGACGACGCGTTCGACGCGTTCGAGGAGCGGTGGGCGCCGCGACTGCTCGCATCGCTCAACGGACAGGAGCTGAAAGCCGCCAAGCTGGAGGGGGCGTTCGTCTGGCATACCCACCCCGACGCCGACGAGCTGTTCTGGGTGATCGAAGGGGAGCTGACGCTCGAACTCGAAGGCGAGTCCGACCAGCGCCTCACGGACGGCGAGCTCGGGGTCGTCCCGGCGGGCGTCGAACACCGCCCGGTCGCCGACGGGCTGGCGAAGGTCGTCCTCTTCGAGCCCGCCGGCACCGAGAACACGGGCAACGCCGACGCCGAAGACCGGAAGCGGGAGGTACAGACGCTGGAAGAGGACTAG
- a CDS encoding DUF7384 family protein, with product MSDPSPERIVADSDVLAADLLVGGDARTCLDHVRSHSWLTLVASDPLLDDAEAVIERLADPELAADWRDRIDDRREPVDQPEGDHPALASAYHGGAMHVLSFDERLTGPKGNTMVRDRVETAVRTPDAFATLFDPETLYPEVVGGEYPGPDREPRA from the coding sequence ATGAGTGATCCCTCGCCGGAACGCATCGTCGCCGACAGCGACGTGCTCGCGGCGGATCTGCTGGTCGGCGGCGACGCGCGGACGTGTCTGGATCACGTCCGGAGCCACTCGTGGCTCACGCTGGTCGCCAGCGACCCGCTGCTCGACGACGCCGAAGCGGTGATCGAACGCCTCGCCGACCCCGAGCTCGCGGCGGACTGGCGCGACCGCATCGACGACCGCCGGGAGCCGGTCGACCAGCCGGAGGGCGACCACCCCGCGCTGGCCTCTGCGTACCACGGCGGTGCGATGCACGTCCTCTCTTTCGACGAGCGGCTCACCGGGCCGAAGGGGAACACGATGGTCCGCGACCGCGTCGAGACGGCAGTCCGGACACCGGACGCGTTCGCGACGCTGTTCGACCCAGAGACGCTCTACCCCGAAGTGGTCGGCGGCGAGTATCCGGGGCCGGACCGGGAGCCGCGGGCCTGA
- a CDS encoding GNAT family N-acetyltransferase, producing MEIRPLHESEVPAFVDGLWVPFCREMAEHDPYHALADEYREGVIEFRCERLSDEDRIDRVAVVDDEFAGYVSAEVQEAPPVFAHDDTAHVNEIYVRPAFRREGIADELMAAAESWGEKRGCAHVTLTVDAWNESAQALYEDRAYDVKRYTMRKPLD from the coding sequence ATGGAGATCCGTCCGCTCCACGAGTCGGAAGTCCCCGCGTTCGTCGACGGGCTCTGGGTGCCGTTCTGTCGGGAGATGGCCGAACACGACCCCTACCACGCCCTCGCCGACGAGTACCGCGAGGGCGTGATCGAGTTCCGCTGTGAGCGTCTGAGCGACGAGGATCGAATCGACCGCGTGGCAGTCGTCGACGACGAGTTCGCCGGCTACGTCTCCGCCGAGGTGCAGGAAGCGCCGCCCGTGTTCGCCCACGACGACACCGCCCACGTCAACGAGATCTACGTCCGGCCGGCGTTCCGCCGGGAGGGGATCGCCGACGAACTGATGGCGGCCGCCGAGTCGTGGGGGGAAAAGCGGGGCTGTGCCCACGTGACGCTCACCGTCGACGCGTGGAACGAGTCCGCACAGGCGCTCTACGAGGACCGAGCGTACGACGTGAAGCGGTACACCATGCGTAAGCCGCTGGACTGA
- a CDS encoding non-canonical purine NTP pyrophosphatase encodes MLRYVTTNPGKVREAEAYLDDGSVAQLDYDYTEIQSDDLGTIAARGAREAYRHAGEPTLVDDAGLFVRALDGFPGPYSSYAEETIGVERTWELAREEADRAASFRCVLAYCDGEGFDASPDPVDKDDRVAAAAAGPDADDDAETLPVKLFEGRVRGTLVEPRGEGGFGFDPIFEHEGTTFAEMDEAEKNAISHRGRALAKFAEWHAER; translated from the coding sequence ATGCTGCGCTACGTCACCACCAACCCCGGGAAGGTCCGCGAGGCCGAGGCGTACCTCGACGACGGCTCGGTCGCCCAGCTCGACTACGACTACACCGAGATCCAGAGCGACGACCTCGGCACGATCGCCGCCCGCGGCGCGCGTGAGGCGTACCGCCACGCCGGCGAGCCGACGCTCGTCGACGACGCCGGGCTGTTCGTCCGCGCGCTCGATGGATTCCCCGGCCCCTACTCCTCCTACGCCGAGGAGACGATCGGCGTCGAGCGAACGTGGGAGCTCGCCCGCGAGGAGGCGGACCGCGCGGCGTCGTTCCGCTGCGTGCTCGCGTACTGCGACGGGGAGGGGTTCGACGCCTCGCCCGACCCCGTGGACAAGGACGACCGCGTCGCCGCCGCCGCGGCGGGGCCGGACGCCGACGACGACGCCGAGACGCTGCCCGTGAAACTGTTCGAGGGCCGGGTTCGGGGGACGCTGGTCGAACCCCGCGGGGAGGGCGGGTTCGGCTTCGACCCGATCTTCGAGCACGAGGGGACCACGTTCGCGGAGATGGACGAAGCCGAGAAAAACGCGATCTCCCACCGCGGGCGGGCGCTCGCGAAGTTCGCGGAGTGGCACGCCGAGCGGTAG
- a CDS encoding DUF5808 domain-containing protein — MGDNESGKPESGELFGIPYNFEEPSIGRLLSSHWQPDEGMFVEQPFGVGYTLNLANWRSWVVAAVAVGLWWQESQKHRDEAADEEEPVEVIVDDD; from the coding sequence ATGGGAGACAACGAGAGCGGCAAGCCCGAGTCCGGCGAGCTGTTCGGTATTCCGTACAACTTCGAGGAGCCGAGTATCGGTCGGCTGCTGTCGAGCCACTGGCAGCCCGACGAGGGGATGTTCGTCGAGCAGCCGTTCGGCGTCGGCTACACGCTCAACCTCGCCAACTGGCGCTCGTGGGTCGTGGCCGCCGTCGCGGTCGGGCTGTGGTGGCAGGAGAGCCAGAAGCACCGCGACGAGGCGGCCGACGAGGAGGAGCCGGTCGAAGTCATCGTCGACGACGACTGA